The Sulfurimonas sp. genome includes the window CATCATTAAGATGATACAAAATATCTACATCACTATTTTGTGTATTTTCTCCTCTTGCGTATGAGCCAAAAACTCCATCTATAACAAAACCATCATTAATAAAGTTATTTTTTAAAGATTTTATTTTATTTAAAATATTTATATCTTGCATTTTAACACCTCATACTAATATATTGTACATTATAGCAAATTATCAGAATTAACTTTTTGGACATCTCGTATCATCTGTAATGCCACATCTTTTTTGCCATACTGGATTAGGGCTCTACTTTTATGTTCTAATGGTTCATCAAGTATAGCTAAGAATTTATCTTTTAAATCTTCACTTTCTCTTTCACACCAACCAAGTTCTTTTTCTTGTATGAATTTTGCATTGTGGTATTGGTGATCAGATGCAGCGTGAGGATATGGCACATAAAAAGCAGGACAACCATTTGTTGTAAGCTCCCATAGGGTACTCGCCCCTGCACGACTAACTGCCAAGTCAGAAATCTGAATCAATCTTGTTAGCTCAGTTGTAAATCCATAAAGCTTTACACTAATTCCTAAATTTTCATACTCTTTTTTAACTCTCTCATAATCACTCTCACCTGCTTGATGAATAATTTTTATGCCTTTTTCGTTAAGGGTAGATGCTACACTTAAAGCTAAGTCATTTATAGCTTTTGCTCCATGTGAGCCACCTAAAAATATAATTGTTTTTAAATTTTGTCTAACTCTTGCACTTTTATAAAACACATCTTTAACGGGATAGCCTTTAATTGGTGAGTCCTCATCATAAGCGCTTATAAATCTCTTAGCATAAGGTTTTAAAAGTGAGTTCAGCCTTCCTTTTACAGCATTTTGTTCATGTATAAAAAGAGGCATTCTCATAGAAATACTAGCTAGTGATGCTGGTGCAGCTGAAAAACCACCTACACTATAAACAGCATCTATACTATGTTCTTTTAAAATAGTTCTTGATTTTATAAAGGCACTAAATACTTTAAAAAGTGCTTTTATTTTACCAACACCTTTTTGATTTACAACTCCTGTTGTTTGTAGAAAATAAACTTCAGAAAAAAGAGTAGAATTTTCAAAATATTTCTTATCTTGTCCTTTAGTTGAACCTACAAAAATTACTTCATGCCCATCTTTTTTGGCCGCTATTACAAGAGCTTCGGCTATCATAAGATGACCACCAGTTCCACCACCTGTAATGCAAAGTTTCATAAAATTATCTCCATCTACTCTAAGTCTGCTTTTTTAGATGCCATCAGTACCATACCAATAGCAATAGATGCCGCAATCATCGCTGAACCACCATAACTCAAAAATGGAACCGAGATACCTTTAATAGGGGTGATTCCACTAATACCATAAGCATTTACAATAAAAGCAAAAGATAGTAAGAGTCCTATACCAAGTGAGAATAGATAGATGCTTGTATCTTTTGAACGATTTGCAATTTTAAATATTCTTTGTAGTATCCACATAAATAAAATAACTACAAATAACACGCCAAAAAAACCAAACTCTTCTGCTAAACCTGCCAAAATAAAATCTGTATGAACCTCACTTAAAAAGCCAAGTTTAAAAGTTCCTCCACCCAAACCTGTACCAAACATTCCACCATTGTGTATTGCATTTATTGAGTGTCCTATTTGATATGGTTCTATCTCTGTTGGAACTCTTAATTTTTCTGCTATTGTAGCTGGAAAAAGTTCTAATACACTGTTTTGAGCCAACGCCCACCATGACTTTATACGAGTGATTCTATGTTCTGCAGTAAAAATAAAAAACAGAAAAAAAGTTAAAGCTATAAAAAGAAGTGAGAAAAAAAATCTAAAACTACTCCCCGCAAACATCAACATAAAGAGAAGTGTCATGCCAAGAACTACAACTTGTCCTAAATCATTTTGAACAAAAGCTATCATAAACATAGCACATACAAAGACAAGTGCATAAGGAATAAAACGCTTAAACTCTGCTCCTATTCCCATGCCAGCATGGTGTCCTAATTTTCTTGAAAAACTCCATGCTAAAAAATAAACAAAACCAACTTTAAAAAACTCAACTGGAGCAAGGGAAAATCCAAAAATTTTTATCCATCTTTTTGCTCCACCAACAGCAGAGACTAAAGACTCTGATAAAAAAGGCATCGCTATTATTAAAATTCCTGAACCTATAAAAAGCATAAAACCAATAGGTGCCAACCATTTATCAGGATCAAGTTGAGCTAATAACCAAATTATTATAACTCCCATAAAACCAAAAAAAGCTTGTCTTATAGCGAAATGAAACTCACTAACTCCAAAAAGAAGTGTTGTATATGCTGATAAAGAGTAAGTAAGAACTATACTAATTAAAATTAACATAGATACAAGTAAGAATAATTTTCTATCAGCCATAAGTAAACAAGCCTATTTAATTTTATTTATTTTTAAAACAAACTCAACTTCTGCTTTTGAGATATGTAGCTCTTTAGAGATAGTTTCCAGAGAAACTCCTTGCTTAAAAAGTGAGATAATTTTTTCATCATCATTTCCATGAACTGAGGTTGGAATAGAGATTTGTTTTACCCCATTTTCTAAAGATGCCATACGAGAATTCATTTGTCCATCCATATCATGAAGAGTTTTTTCTAGTTTTTTTAGACCAAGAGAAAGAGGGCTTACCATGTCATACACTGTTCTTTCTACCTCTTCATAAATGTTTTCATCACTCATTCTACTATTATTATCTTTAATATTTTTTGCTGTCCCTTCAAGCTCTTTTTTTAAGTAATATATATCTCTGTTTAATTCTTCAACAACAGATGCGACAGAGTGGATATTTTTATTGAACTCTGAATCTTTTGAAAAAACATAATATAAAAGATATAAAATCATAGCTGCCATGGCAACTACAATATACTCGATATTTATAAACTCTGTATAATTCATTTTTCTTTCGCCTCACGAATAAGTACTCTCTCCCTTGCTGTCAAATAGACCCCCCACTCTTTTTCATCTCTATCATGTATTTTTGTTATTTCAACTAATGATGAATCAAGTGCCTTAAAAAAAACTGCAACATCTCTTTTTGGGTGAACAGGCATTTCAACCCGTCCATAATATTCTACTCCAACTTCTAAAACATCTGCTTCTAATTTAAAATGATCAAAACCAATAGACTCTATTTTTATTTCATGATTTAGTGATATTCGTTTAGGGATTTCATTTTTTAAAAACATCTCTAAGGCATCTATCTTTCTATGCAATTCTACAACAAGGTTTAGTAAAACAGGGTCGGTATCAGAAGTTTCACCTCTTCCTTTAGCAAGTTTTAACCATTGACTTATCGGGTCATCATCACTCTCACTTAACTGTGCATACTCTCTTAAATACTCTTCTTTATCTAGTGACGCTTCACTATACACTAAACTGATTGGAACAGGTACTAAACGAATACTCATGCAAACACCTTATCTAAAACTATAAATATGAAAAATGCTATGCCTAAGTAACCATTTACAGTAAAAAAAGCACGGTCTATTGTTGTGAAATCTTTTCTAACTAGGTAGTGTTCATAAGAGAGCATAATCGCACTTAAGATAACTGCACTAAAAGCAAAAATACCAAGACCTGCAACCCAAACAAACAAAGCCCAAAAAATAACACTAAGTAAGTGGAATAATGCAGAGATAAAAAGAGTTGCATCTGAGCCATATCTTGATGGAATAGAATGTAACTTATTATCTATATCAAAGTCCATATCTTGAAGCGAATAAAGTAAGTCAAATCCAGCAACCCAAAATATAACACCTAAACTAAGTATAACTGACCAAGCAGGTATCGATGCTTGAACTGCTACTACACCAGCAATAGGAGCTAAACCTAAAGAGATGCCAAGAATAAGATGTGCTAAATGAGAAAACCGTTTAAAATAGGAATAAGAGCTAAGGACAAAAAGGATGGGAACACTTAAGTAGAGTGCTAAATCATTTATCATATATGCAACTACTATAAAAACAAAAGCGTTTACAGCTATAAATATTAAAATACTAAAAGAATCTAACCTTCCATCCACATTTGGTCTTGAAGTTGTTCTAGGATTTTGGGCATCTATATCTCTGTCTGCATAACGGTTTACACCCATAGCAAAATTTCTAGCACTAACAGCAGCTAAAACTCCCATCAGTAAAAGCCAAAACCCAAACCAGCCATCTGCTGCTACAATCATAGCAATAAAGATGAAGGGAAGAGAAAATATAGAGTGTTCGAACATTACAAGTTCATTAAAATCTTTTAATTTATTTATATATTTTTGCAACTATTTACCTTAAAATATTATTGATTGTTATTTTATCTAAAGTTGATTTAAAATGATATAATTTTACAATGAAAAGATTAGCCATCATAGGACCAACAGCATCTGGAAAAACTGATTTAGCCATAAAAATTGCTAAAAAAATGGATTCTTATATACTCTCTATTGATTCTCTTAGCATCTATAAAGAGATAAATATCGTTTCTGCTAAACCTTCAAAACAAGAGATGCGTGGCATTAAGCATTTTGGTATTGATGTCTTAAAGCCTAATGAGCATTTCAGCGTTGATACTCTCATAAATATCTATCAAGAAGTGAAAAAATTATGTGAATTTAATAATAAAAATCTTATTATTGTAGGTGGCACATCTTTTTATTTAAAATCACTTTTAAGTGGACTTTCTACTCTCCCAATTATAGATGAAGAGATTAAAAATAGAGTTAAATTTAAGTTAAAAAATCTAAAAAAATCTTATGATTACTTAGTAAAAACTGACCCTTTATATATGTCAAATATAAATTCTTCCGATGCTTACAGAATTGAAAAGGCTATGCTTATCGTCGAAGCATCTGGCGTATGTGCAAGTGAATGGTTTAAACTAAATCCTCCAAAACCAATTATCAAAGATTTAGATATTTACAATATTGAAGTGCAAAGAGATGTTTTAAGAGAACGAATATCAAAAAGAACTATACAGATGATTCGTCTTGGTCTGATAGATGAAGTTTGTCTTTTAGAAAAAAAATACACAAGATTTCCAAATTCAATGGGAGCTATTGGTATTGTAGAAGTTTTAGAATATGTAGATGGTAGTGCTTCAAAAGAAGAGATGATTCAAAATATTTCTACCCATACTGCGCAACTAGCAAAAAGGCAGGATACTTTTAATCGTACTCAATTTAAAAACACAACTTCTGCAAACTTAGATGAGCTAAGAAAATTACTAACATGAAGTTATTTTTAATCATATTGCTAAGCATAAGTCTATATGCTCAAAATTCTCTTTATTTTTTCCCAAAAGATTCAAAAAAAGCTAAAAATGATATTGAAAAACTTATAAAAGATTCAAAGCGTAGTATTGATATAGCTATGTATAATTTTGGAAATAAAAAACTTGTAAAATTGTTACTTAAAGCAAAAAAACGAGGTGTTGAAGTAAAAGTTTTTTATGATAAAAAAGATGTGAATTTTAAAAGTATAGATGCCAATACATTAGATAAAAAACTTCACACTAAGATAGCAATTTTTGATAAAAGAACAGTTGTTTTTGGAAGTCCAAACTGGACTAAAAAAAGTTTTAAAAATAATTATGAAGTTTTATATATTACAGATGACAAAAAGCTAGTCTCAAAATTCAACAATTTTTTCAAATCTCTAAACTAATCTGATTTAGCACCTTGTGCTAGTTTTGCCCAAGCAGAAGTTGGATCAGCATCTATAGCTTCTTGATAAGCAGTTTGTGCCTCTTCACCTCTCCATAGTTTTTCATATACACTTCCTAAAAGATACTTTTGTCTTGCTCTATCATTTTTACTTAATTTCACAGTGTTTAGTGATTTTATGACCTCTAGTGCTTTGTTAAAGTCCTCTTTATTTATGTATGTTTGATATATAGTAAACTCTACAAATGGACTTTGAGAGTAAGAATCAGATGCTTTTTGAATACTCATAACTTCTTGTCCATATTGTAAAACTAAATTATCATCTTTACTTTGACTACCAACACTCATGACTGCTATGTATCGCTCTATATCTTTGTAACTTTTGCCATATACTTTTTGAACTCTAACTATGGCATCTATCATTTTTTCACTTTTTTCAAGTCGCTGGTATGTATCAAAAACTACTCTATATATATCTTTATATATTGAATTTTTATCATCTTTTATTAAAACTAATAACTCTTTAGATGCTTTTACAACTTCACTGTAATTTCCTGTTGCAAAATCAACTTTAATATGTCTATAAAGCCATTTTTTTCTTATATCTATATCTTTAGAATTTAGATTTTTACTTGTTACTTTTTTAGCAAGTAAAAAATCCGCACCTTTCATAGCACACTCATAGATGCCATCATCCCATTTATCAGATAGTGATATAGAGTACTCTGAGGATATCGTTAAAACTCTTTTACATTTTCTTTTTTGTAAAGCTTGTTCCATTGCACCCAACGCCGCTTCGTTAACTATTTTTTGTGTATCAGGGTATGAGGCAGTATCTAAATTTAACAAGGTATCTTTAAATTCTAATACATCATCAAACATAGTGTTAGCTGACATAAGTTTTGCTTTTTCATAAACAGCGCGATTTCCTATGCTATCATCAGCATAAGTAGCTATTAACTCATTATAATCATCTATTTTTGTACTTAAGTTAGCATCATTATCATCAAAGAACAAAGAGTCTTTAGCAACTTGAACTTCACTATCATATAAACCATCAGGGTACTTTGTAAAGTATTTGTTTAAAGCTAGTAAAGCTTCTTGTTTTTGAGAAGTTTTTGCAAACCAAATACCTACATTTTTTAGTAAACTTTCATGCATATCATCATCAGAATTTATATTATTTACTAGTGCTTGAGCAATAGATGCCGCACTAAAATACTCCTCAGCATCTACAAATAAATCTATCATATCTAATGATTTTTTATATTTAGAAGCAAATAAATCTGGTTTTGCTTTGATTATTTTTGCTACATATTTATTTGCTTCTTTTTTGTGTTCATTTCTTATATTATACAAAGCAAGTTCATAAGCAGCATTTGCCGCAATTTCTATGCTACTAGTATCATGTAAAGCTTTTTTGTAAAATGATACAGCTTTAATAAGTAAACCATCCTCTTTGAGCATATCACCCTTATAAATATATCCCCATTTTGCGAAGGAAGAATCTTTATGTTCGCTAAATAGTCTATCAAAAAAATAATCTGCTTGTGAATTTAAACCATTTAAGGCATAAGATCTCGCAGATAGTGCTAAAACTTCTGCTACATTCTCATAAGAGGAGTATTCTCTTAAATAAATTTTTGAAGAAGCTATAACATTATCATCATTTTTAAGTTTTGCATTTACTCTGATTTTATAATACAAAAGTTCTGCATTAAAAAGTGAAGAAGGAAATTCAAGCATTACATTTTCTATAAGATTTAAACATTTATCATACTGTTTATCATTATAATAACGCTTTATCTTTAAGTAGTCACTAACATCACCTACATTTTTAATATGAACAGGATTACCTTTCATATCTAAACTTCCTACATACGGGAATGTATCTTTTTTAAGAAAAAATGGAAAATTTATTGCCATTTGAGATGGTTCATCTTTATGCATAAATGGAATTTTTTTATTGTATCCTATTATCATCCAGTGATTTGCTAATTTTGCATTAGCTTTATACACATCATCATTTTTACTTAAATTGAAAACAACAGGAAAAAGTTTCATTTTTTTGTATGGAGTTATAATTATAAAGAAAGTTCTTTTCTTTATTTGCGTTTGAATATTAAAAAAATCATTTTGAAGTGGTTTAAATTTTTTACTTGGAGATTTTGAAAAAGCACAAACAATTTTTGAGACTTCATCAAAATCATTTTTAATCTCTTGGCACAAGAACTTATTTTTATCTTTTATATGAAGTGTTGAATAGTTTTGAAAATCACTTTTTGCCCCTTGAAGGCTTATATCAAGGGCAAAAAGTAGTGATGAGGATAAATTTATAAATAAGTAAAAAGAAAACATTAGTCTTGACAAATCATTTTCCTTTTCCTCATAAATTTATAAAGTATTAATACCCACTTTTATATACAAGTGCAGTAACAAACTCTAATACTGGATTTACAATAATAAAAGCAAATATAGTTCCCACTACTGCAAAACCAATGATAGCTTTTAAAGGAAGAGTTGCATTTGAAACAAATACACTTCCATCTTTATTTATAACAGGGTCTTTCATAAACATAAATACTATAAGTTTTAAGTAGTAATACCCTGCAATTGCAGAGTTTAGTGCCATTATAAGTGCTAAAACTGTATAACCACCTGTAACTGCTGAACTTATCATATAAATCTTACCCCAAAATAATGCAAATGGTGGTAACCCTGCTAAAGAAAGCATAAATAGACCCATAATAATGGCTGCCATTGGTGATGTTTGTATCATCCCTGCAAACTTATTAAAACTGTGGTCTGAACTTTGATGAACAGGAAGATGTTTTTGGCGAGAAATCCATAACATACTAAAAGCACCAAGGTTAGTAAAACTAAATAAAATCCAGTATAAAAACAAAGCACTATTTGATTGTGTTGTTCCTATTAAGATAGCTGCCATTACAAAACCTGCATGTGAGATTGAACTATATGCCAACATTCTTTTAACATCTGTTTGAACCAATGCCCAAATATTTGCAAAAGTCATAGTAATAACTATGATGATATATAGTATTATTTCTAACCAAACTACCCCACTATGGATTAAAAATTCAAAAATTCTCATCGTAACTACAAAAACTGCAATTTTAGGAACAATTGATATAAATCCAGCCATTGCTGCACTCGCCCCTTCATAAACATCAGGCGCCCAAGTATGAAATGGGACAAGAGATAGTTTAAAGCCTAAAGCTGCCAATAAAAATACGGTTCCTACAAGAACAAAACCTATATCAACATAACCATTAGCTGCTAAAACAGCAGAAATTTGATTTATCTCGATTGAGCCTGTTAAAGCATAAAATACCATTGAACCAAAACTAAAAAAACCTGCAGATAATGCACCCATCGTAAAATACTTAACTGCTGCTTCAAATGATTTGTCACGATTATGCATAGCTATTAAAGTATAAAGAGCTAAAGATGCTGTTTCAAGACCTACAAAAATTAAGATTAAATTATCTGTTGCAACCATAAATTGAAAGCCACTAAGCATAAATAAGAAAAGTGCAAAAAATTCTGGATAAGAGAATTCGTGAAATCTTTTATGTGTTAATGCTAATGGAATAAATAACAAAGATGCCCCGACAATTATTAACTGAGAAATGATTGCTAATCCATCTATGAGCATAACATCAAAAACACCCATAACAGTCCCATCAGTAGCAAAAATTCCTGCTGATTCTAAAATAGCTCCCATATCTATTAAAAGGAAAAGAAGACTTATCATTACAAATAAAGTCTTATCAAGTCCACCTTTAATAATATCAATGACTAAAATTAATAAGGCACCAATAATTGGGATAAGCATTGGTGCAAGAGTCATTAAGTTTAACGACTCTAGTGAAATATTTACTGGCGCTAACATTAGTGTACCTCCTTCGTAGAAGTTCTCGTAATTTGTATCTCTGATACAATATTAGGTATTCTCTTTTTAGCTTCATCTGTTATAGCTTTATCGTGCATAAGCTGAACGATAGACTCTACTGAGTTACTAATAGGTCCTAAAACTGGTTTAGGGTAAATCCCTAACCAAATAGTAATGATAACAAGAGGAATTAAAGCAATTAACTCTCTTTTATTTACATCAGGTAAGTTTTTATTTTTTTCATTTTTAACTTCTCCAAAAAATATCTTTTTATAAGCTGCTAACATATAAATAGCTCCAACAATAATAGCAATTCCTGCTAGAAGAGTTAAGATATGTGATTGTTGATAAAAACCTAAAAGACTTAAAAATTCACCTACAAAGTTAATCGTTAAAGGAAGTCCAACTGAAGCCATTAACATAATACCAAAGATAGTTGCATACCTAGGCATAACATGAGCTAAACCACCAAAATCTCTCATCATCTTAGTATGTCTTCTATCATAAATCACACCAACAAGCAAGAAGAGTGCACCTGATACAATACCGTGACCAATCATCAAAAAGATTGAACCAGATATACCTTCAACATTCAGTGCAAAAGTACCAAGAATAATAACCCCCATGTGTGAAACAGAAGAATAAGCTACAACTTGTTTAATATCTTCTTGTGCATAAGCAACCATAGCAGTATAAACAATCATAATGATTGCAAGTATAGCGATTGGGAACATAAAGAACACAGATGCATCTGGGAACAATGGCAATGAAAAACGGATAAATGCGTATGTACCCATTTTAAGTAAAATCGCTGCTAGAATTACCGAACCAATAGTTGGAGCCTGACCATGAGCGTATGGTAACCACGTATGAAATGGAAACATAGGCACTTTGATAGCAAAACCAAAGAAAAAGGCAACAAAAAGCCAAAGTTGAAATGTTTCTGGCAAGACAAGTCTATACCAATCAAGTATTGCAAAACTCCAGACACCTGTTACTTGATTGTAAAAATACGCCATAAACAACATACCCACTAACATAACTAAAGAACCTGTAAATGTGTATAGGAAAAATTTAACTGAAGCATAAATTCTTCTTGGTCCACCCCATGCACCAATAATATATAACATTGGAACAAGAGAAAGTTCCCAAAATAGATAAAACACTATTGCATCTAGAGCTAAAAACACTCCTACCATAGTCATCTGTAAAAACAGAAGCGTAATAATAAGGTACTTTACATTTTTTGTATCACTAAGAGATGCGATACCTATAAATGTAAAAAATGCTGCTAACACTACAATAAATAAAGAAATTCCATCTACACCTAAGATATAGTTGATTCCAAAAGCAGGAACTAAAGGAAATTGTTCCATAAATTGCATACCTGATGCATTTGGATCAAAATTAAACCAAAGTAACAAAGAAAGAGCAAACTCTATAAAAGCAACTGCTGTACCGTATGCACGCATACTATCTTTTGCAACTGCAAATCCAAATATACCTGCTACTGCTGGAAAGAAAATTAAAATTGATAAAATATTATCTAACATCTACTAAACTCCTAAACCTGATAACAGTAACTTAATGTCATCAGAGTGACTTGCTGCAAATGCAAAAGCTACAGCTAGTGATAATAAAATAACAAGACCTGCTACCATCCATTTAAGCATTGTGGAAAGATTACCACTCTGCATATTCCTCGTTCCTTCACCTGCTGAATAAAATGTATTTGCGATGCCATCAACGGATGCATCAACAATTTTTTGATCAACTTCTTTCCAAAGAACTGTTGATAATTCTCTATATGGTTTAACAATGTATTCTTCATATATATATGGTATGAAGTATTGATTTCTAAGTAGCGTGTAAACAAATGTTTGCTCTAATGCTGATGTACCATCTGGAACTTTTATGTTGTTATGTGCATATTTTTTATATGCAAAAAGAATCGCAGCAGCTACGAAGAGTTGTGTTCCGATAGTCATTATCCAATATGTCAAAGCACTATGAACATGGTACTCAGTTGCAGGAAGAACTGCTGTAACCATTTCAAAATAAGTCATCTTAAATGAACCTGCAATTATTGCAAGCAGTAAAAGTGGACTCATACCAACTAACATAAACTTATATGCTTCATGAGGATGAATACCAAAGAGTTTATATCTCTCTTCACCATGAAAAATTAGTGCGATTAATCTAAATGAGTAGAATGCTGTTAGACCTGCTGTAAATAATAATACAGAATATATAATGTAATGCTGATCAACAAAAGCAACTTCAAGAATTAAATCTTTTGAAAAGAACCCAGCAAATGGAAAGATTCCAGCCAATGCGATAGACGCAAGAGTCATCATTATAAATGTACCTCTCATTGTCTTTTTAAGCCCACCCATTTTAAATGGGTCTAGTTCATTATCCATCGCATGCATAACATTACCAGCACCAAGAAAAAGAAGTGCTTTAAAAAATGCGTGAGCCATCAAGTGAAATAATGCAACCCAGTAAGCACCAAGCCCTGCTGCTGCAAACATATAACCTAACTGTGATAGTGTCGAGTAAGCAATGATTTTTTTCATATCACGATTTACAAGAGCCATAGATGCTGCAAATATGGCGACAAAAGCACCAAGAGAAGCTATGAAAATTCCAACATGCGGAATTAAATCATAAAGTGGACTAGCACGAACTACTAAGTAAACACCTGCAGTAACCATAGTCGCAGCATGAATTAGAGCAGAAACAGGGGTAGGACCTTCCATCGCGTCTGCTAACCAAGTATGTAGTGGAAATTGTGCTGATTTA containing:
- the murG gene encoding undecaprenyldiphospho-muramoylpentapeptide beta-N-acetylglucosaminyltransferase gives rise to the protein MKLCITGGGTGGHLMIAEALVIAAKKDGHEVIFVGSTKGQDKKYFENSTLFSEVYFLQTTGVVNQKGVGKIKALFKVFSAFIKSRTILKEHSIDAVYSVGGFSAAPASLASISMRMPLFIHEQNAVKGRLNSLLKPYAKRFISAYDEDSPIKGYPVKDVFYKSARVRQNLKTIIFLGGSHGAKAINDLALSVASTLNEKGIKIIHQAGESDYERVKKEYENLGISVKLYGFTTELTRLIQISDLAVSRAGASTLWELTTNGCPAFYVPYPHAASDHQYHNAKFIQEKELGWCERESEDLKDKFLAILDEPLEHKSRALIQYGKKDVALQMIRDVQKVNSDNLL
- a CDS encoding FtsW/RodA/SpoVE family cell cycle protein — translated: MADRKLFLLVSMLILISIVLTYSLSAYTTLLFGVSEFHFAIRQAFFGFMGVIIIWLLAQLDPDKWLAPIGFMLFIGSGILIIAMPFLSESLVSAVGGAKRWIKIFGFSLAPVEFFKVGFVYFLAWSFSRKLGHHAGMGIGAEFKRFIPYALVFVCAMFMIAFVQNDLGQVVVLGMTLLFMLMFAGSSFRFFFSLLFIALTFFLFFIFTAEHRITRIKSWWALAQNSVLELFPATIAEKLRVPTEIEPYQIGHSINAIHNGGMFGTGLGGGTFKLGFLSEVHTDFILAGLAEEFGFFGVLFVVILFMWILQRIFKIANRSKDTSIYLFSLGIGLLLSFAFIVNAYGISGITPIKGISVPFLSYGGSAMIAASIAIGMVLMASKKADLE
- the mqnP gene encoding menaquinone biosynthesis prenyltransferase MqnP, translating into MQKYINKLKDFNELVMFEHSIFSLPFIFIAMIVAADGWFGFWLLLMGVLAAVSARNFAMGVNRYADRDIDAQNPRTTSRPNVDGRLDSFSILIFIAVNAFVFIVVAYMINDLALYLSVPILFVLSSYSYFKRFSHLAHLILGISLGLAPIAGVVAVQASIPAWSVILSLGVIFWVAGFDLLYSLQDMDFDIDNKLHSIPSRYGSDATLFISALFHLLSVIFWALFVWVAGLGIFAFSAVILSAIMLSYEHYLVRKDFTTIDRAFFTVNGYLGIAFFIFIVLDKVFA
- the miaA gene encoding tRNA (adenosine(37)-N6)-dimethylallyltransferase MiaA, whose protein sequence is MKRLAIIGPTASGKTDLAIKIAKKMDSYILSIDSLSIYKEINIVSAKPSKQEMRGIKHFGIDVLKPNEHFSVDTLINIYQEVKKLCEFNNKNLIIVGGTSFYLKSLLSGLSTLPIIDEEIKNRVKFKLKNLKKSYDYLVKTDPLYMSNINSSDAYRIEKAMLIVEASGVCASEWFKLNPPKPIIKDLDIYNIEVQRDVLRERISKRTIQMIRLGLIDEVCLLEKKYTRFPNSMGAIGIVEVLEYVDGSASKEEMIQNISTHTAQLAKRQDTFNRTQFKNTTSANLDELRKLLT
- a CDS encoding phospholipase D-like domain-containing protein, giving the protein MKLFLIILLSISLYAQNSLYFFPKDSKKAKNDIEKLIKDSKRSIDIAMYNFGNKKLVKLLLKAKKRGVEVKVFYDKKDVNFKSIDANTLDKKLHTKIAIFDKRTVVFGSPNWTKKSFKNNYEVLYITDDKKLVSKFNNFFKSLN
- a CDS encoding DUF7494 domain-containing protein, yielding MSRLMFSFYLFINLSSSLLFALDISLQGAKSDFQNYSTLHIKDKNKFLCQEIKNDFDEVSKIVCAFSKSPSKKFKPLQNDFFNIQTQIKKRTFFIIITPYKKMKLFPVVFNLSKNDDVYKANAKLANHWMIIGYNKKIPFMHKDEPSQMAINFPFFLKKDTFPYVGSLDMKGNPVHIKNVGDVSDYLKIKRYYNDKQYDKCLNLIENVMLEFPSSLFNAELLYYKIRVNAKLKNDDNVIASSKIYLREYSSYENVAEVLALSARSYALNGLNSQADYFFDRLFSEHKDSSFAKWGYIYKGDMLKEDGLLIKAVSFYKKALHDTSSIEIAANAAYELALYNIRNEHKKEANKYVAKIIKAKPDLFASKYKKSLDMIDLFVDAEEYFSAASIAQALVNNINSDDDMHESLLKNVGIWFAKTSQKQEALLALNKYFTKYPDGLYDSEVQVAKDSLFFDDNDANLSTKIDDYNELIATYADDSIGNRAVYEKAKLMSANTMFDDVLEFKDTLLNLDTASYPDTQKIVNEAALGAMEQALQKRKCKRVLTISSEYSISLSDKWDDGIYECAMKGADFLLAKKVTSKNLNSKDIDIRKKWLYRHIKVDFATGNYSEVVKASKELLVLIKDDKNSIYKDIYRVVFDTYQRLEKSEKMIDAIVRVQKVYGKSYKDIERYIAVMSVGSQSKDDNLVLQYGQEVMSIQKASDSYSQSPFVEFTIYQTYINKEDFNKALEVIKSLNTVKLSKNDRARQKYLLGSVYEKLWRGEEAQTAYQEAIDADPTSAWAKLAQGAKSD
- the nuoN gene encoding NADH-quinone oxidoreductase subunit NuoN, whose translation is MLAPVNISLESLNLMTLAPMLIPIIGALLILVIDIIKGGLDKTLFVMISLLFLLIDMGAILESAGIFATDGTVMGVFDVMLIDGLAIISQLIIVGASLLFIPLALTHKRFHEFSYPEFFALFLFMLSGFQFMVATDNLILIFVGLETASLALYTLIAMHNRDKSFEAAVKYFTMGALSAGFFSFGSMVFYALTGSIEINQISAVLAANGYVDIGFVLVGTVFLLAALGFKLSLVPFHTWAPDVYEGASAAMAGFISIVPKIAVFVVTMRIFEFLIHSGVVWLEIILYIIIVITMTFANIWALVQTDVKRMLAYSSISHAGFVMAAILIGTTQSNSALFLYWILFSFTNLGAFSMLWISRQKHLPVHQSSDHSFNKFAGMIQTSPMAAIIMGLFMLSLAGLPPFALFWGKIYMISSAVTGGYTVLALIMALNSAIAGYYYLKLIVFMFMKDPVINKDGSVFVSNATLPLKAIIGFAVVGTIFAFIIVNPVLEFVTALVYKSGY